The following are encoded in a window of Bradyrhizobium sp. WBOS07 genomic DNA:
- a CDS encoding GGDEF domain-containing protein encodes MKKPKRASAAKAKAGRKTSVGRSKAAPKRPTKRPAKPPRRGALGDEAQETVRATIRDLRAKLKQAQRRVAELEAAADTDFLLGIPNRRGFERELARAIAYMKRYRASGALIVLDVDRLKPINDSFGHGAGDEVLKSIVAALTRQVRASDVVGRLGGDEFALLLWNLSETDAKAKAAAFEQAIDELSFVFRGQHVTAGASAGVALLGAQSDAGRALEEADAAMYVRKAHRRHEPRIRLVSS; translated from the coding sequence ATGAAGAAACCGAAAAGGGCGAGTGCTGCGAAGGCCAAGGCGGGCCGGAAGACCAGCGTCGGCCGTTCCAAAGCCGCCCCGAAGCGGCCGACCAAGCGTCCGGCGAAGCCGCCGCGGCGCGGCGCGTTGGGCGATGAAGCCCAGGAAACCGTCAGGGCGACGATCCGGGACTTGCGGGCCAAGCTCAAGCAGGCGCAGCGCCGGGTCGCCGAGCTGGAAGCTGCGGCCGATACCGATTTCCTGCTCGGGATTCCCAACCGGCGCGGTTTCGAGCGCGAGCTTGCGCGCGCCATCGCCTACATGAAGCGCTACCGCGCCAGCGGGGCGCTGATCGTGCTCGACGTCGATCGGCTGAAACCGATCAACGATTCGTTTGGTCACGGCGCCGGCGACGAGGTGCTCAAGTCGATTGTCGCCGCGCTGACGCGGCAGGTCCGTGCCTCCGACGTGGTCGGGCGGCTCGGAGGCGACGAGTTCGCGCTGCTGCTCTGGAACCTGAGCGAGACCGATGCCAAGGCGAAGGCCGCCGCCTTCGAACAGGCGATCGACGAATTGTCTTTCGTCTTTCGCGGCCAGCACGTGACCGCGGGGGCCTCCGCCGGTGTCGCGCTGCTGGGGGCGCAATCCGATGCAGGCCGTGCCCTGGAGGAGGCGGATGCCGCCATGTATGTGCGCAAGGCGCATCGGCGGCACGAGCCGCGGATCAGGCTGGTCAGCAGCTGA
- a CDS encoding type II toxin-antitoxin system RelE/ParE family toxin gives MMRGQRLPHPRRRRNEANSQPKLKSAQLGPSTVCETPLHASGDRRPRFHLDPHCGSVASGSSARQKRIHDVIGLLLVHPEIGLRTDDPDIRRLATTPYPFLVFYEVGSEEIIIHAVRHGARDPGGMPGTRGSS, from the coding sequence ATGATGAGAGGTCAGCGATTGCCGCATCCAAGGAGGCGGCGAAACGAGGCGAATTCGCAACCGAAGCTCAAGTCCGCGCAACTTGGGCCAAGCACGGTCTGTGAAACTCCGCTACACGCTTCCGGCGATCGCCGACCTCGATTCCATCTTGACCCACATTGCGGAAGCGTCGCCTCAGGGAGCAGCGCGCGTCAAAAGCGCATTCATGACGTGATCGGTCTATTGCTGGTGCATCCTGAGATCGGTCTACGAACCGATGATCCGGACATTCGAAGGCTCGCTACGACGCCCTACCCCTTCCTCGTCTTCTACGAGGTCGGGAGCGAGGAGATTATCATCCACGCCGTCCGTCATGGCGCCCGTGATCCCGGCGGGATGCCGGGGACGCGCGGTTCAAGTTGA
- a CDS encoding EAL domain-containing protein yields the protein MAEKNWHEGSTLPIAVQAVVCLAGTVAPARAFALTDGLAAPGYFDQLDPNVVWEALIAGVVVCAFLVAISLWIHSSLRRTRRLQLRRNAFVSSAMNNLNQGVVMTDSQRRIIFCNDRYLEIYGLTRSDIWANMNGYELLELRRKRGVLGVASDDEFYEKAASPNGLITELPDGRAILVKYFVLPNGGSVATHLDVSEQRKLSRQLASTKQFLETVLDNVPACVAAKNIEDGRYIFANSAYERFWGFSRDHVVGKNARELFESASADSIEATDRAALDSPDGQFRNEFEVDRGGERRMVASIRIVVRNESNKPEFLMLMFEDITDRRSLSKELESTKRFLELVVDNIPVALIVEQVKDGRYLLANRSAETILNRRREEATGLTASDIFNPKEAKLIIARDEAAIKKRGMITEEHPISTKDGLRLFLTRRATVLGDTGEPQYLIKTHEDVTDRRQTESRMAHMAYHDGLTDLPNRAAFLQALTQMIEACEGTDEEFAVLCVDLDGLKEVNDVFGHALGDKLLIEVAQRLQDSARGGVVARLSGDEFGLIIDGKQPDSGLALAQHLGEAVAKEFQIDGRAVRAGATTGMAVFPRNGTDGASLLANAGAALFRAKQKSRGTISLYQPEMDQQIRDRRVLHQDLSMAIKNGELSLAFQPQGAAGDSVAESEIIGFEALARWQHPVRGQVSPAEFIPIAEESGLIVEMGEWILRETCREAASWPKPLQVAVNLSPAQFMHGDVVGLVHSILLETGLAPGRLELEITEGVLIEDFDRGLALLRRLKALGVRISMDDFGSGYSSLSYLQAFPFDKIKIDRAFIVNLGRNPQSAAIVRAVIDLGHGLDMSIIAEGVETIEQLAFLAKEGCDGVQGYLLGKPLPIGKYAGLVGRAEVMELALKTG from the coding sequence ATGGCTGAGAAGAACTGGCACGAGGGCAGCACGCTTCCGATTGCTGTGCAGGCCGTTGTGTGCCTCGCCGGCACGGTTGCGCCCGCGCGCGCCTTCGCGCTGACGGACGGCCTCGCCGCGCCGGGCTATTTTGATCAGCTCGATCCCAACGTGGTCTGGGAAGCCCTGATCGCGGGCGTCGTCGTCTGTGCCTTCCTCGTCGCGATCTCGCTGTGGATTCATTCCTCGCTGCGCCGGACCAGACGCTTGCAGCTGCGGCGCAACGCCTTCGTCTCCTCCGCCATGAACAATCTCAATCAGGGCGTGGTGATGACGGATTCGCAGCGTCGCATCATCTTCTGCAACGACCGCTATCTCGAGATCTACGGCCTGACGCGCTCGGATATCTGGGCCAACATGAACGGCTATGAGCTGCTCGAGCTGCGACGCAAGCGCGGAGTGCTCGGCGTCGCCTCCGACGACGAGTTCTATGAGAAGGCGGCCAGTCCCAACGGACTGATCACCGAGCTTCCGGACGGGCGGGCCATCCTGGTGAAATATTTCGTGCTGCCGAACGGCGGTTCGGTGGCGACGCATCTCGACGTCAGCGAGCAGCGCAAGCTGTCGCGGCAACTGGCCTCGACCAAGCAGTTCCTCGAAACGGTGCTGGACAACGTTCCGGCCTGCGTGGCCGCGAAGAACATCGAGGACGGCCGCTATATCTTCGCCAACAGCGCCTATGAACGGTTCTGGGGCTTCTCGCGCGACCACGTCGTCGGCAAGAACGCGCGCGAGCTGTTCGAATCCGCTTCGGCGGACAGCATCGAGGCGACGGACCGGGCCGCGCTGGATTCGCCGGACGGCCAGTTCCGCAACGAATTCGAGGTCGACCGCGGCGGCGAGCGGCGCATGGTCGCCTCGATCCGGATCGTGGTCCGCAACGAGAGCAACAAGCCCGAATTCCTGATGCTCATGTTCGAGGACATCACCGACCGTCGCTCGCTGTCCAAGGAGCTGGAGAGCACCAAGAGGTTCCTCGAACTGGTGGTCGACAACATCCCGGTGGCCCTGATCGTCGAGCAGGTCAAGGATGGCCGCTATCTGCTCGCCAACCGCAGCGCGGAGACGATTCTCAATCGCCGGCGCGAGGAAGCCACGGGCCTGACGGCGTCCGACATCTTCAACCCAAAGGAAGCCAAGCTGATCATCGCGCGCGACGAGGCCGCGATCAAGAAACGCGGGATGATCACCGAGGAGCATCCGATCTCCACCAAGGACGGCCTGCGGCTGTTCCTGACGCGCCGCGCCACCGTGCTCGGCGACACCGGCGAGCCGCAATATCTGATCAAGACCCACGAGGACGTCACCGACCGCCGGCAGACCGAGTCGCGCATGGCCCACATGGCCTATCACGACGGCCTCACCGACTTGCCGAACCGTGCGGCCTTCCTTCAGGCGTTGACCCAGATGATCGAGGCCTGTGAAGGCACCGACGAGGAGTTCGCCGTCCTCTGCGTCGACCTCGACGGCCTCAAGGAGGTCAACGACGTCTTCGGTCACGCACTCGGCGACAAGCTCCTGATCGAGGTGGCCCAGCGGCTTCAGGACTCCGCCCGCGGCGGCGTGGTCGCGCGCCTGTCCGGCGATGAATTCGGCCTCATCATCGACGGCAAGCAGCCGGATTCCGGCCTTGCGCTGGCGCAGCACCTCGGCGAAGCCGTTGCGAAGGAATTCCAGATCGACGGCCGGGCGGTTCGTGCCGGCGCCACCACCGGCATGGCGGTCTTCCCGCGCAATGGCACCGATGGCGCCTCGCTGCTCGCCAATGCCGGTGCGGCGCTGTTCCGCGCCAAGCAGAAGTCCCGCGGCACGATCAGCCTCTACCAGCCGGAGATGGACCAGCAGATCCGCGATCGGCGCGTGCTGCACCAGGACCTGTCGATGGCGATCAAGAACGGCGAGCTCTCGCTTGCCTTCCAGCCGCAGGGGGCCGCGGGCGACAGCGTCGCCGAGAGCGAGATCATCGGCTTCGAGGCACTGGCGCGCTGGCAGCATCCGGTGCGCGGCCAGGTCTCGCCGGCCGAATTCATCCCGATCGCGGAGGAAAGCGGCCTGATCGTCGAAATGGGCGAGTGGATCCTGCGCGAGACTTGCCGCGAGGCGGCGTCCTGGCCGAAACCGCTCCAGGTCGCGGTCAATCTGTCGCCGGCGCAGTTCATGCACGGCGACGTGGTTGGCCTCGTCCATTCGATCCTGCTCGAGACCGGCCTTGCGCCCGGCCGGCTCGAGCTTGAGATCACCGAGGGCGTGCTGATCGAGGATTTCGACCGGGGCCTCGCGCTGCTGCGACGCCTCAAGGCGCTCGGCGTCCGCATCTCCATGGACGATTTCGGCAGCGGATATTCCTCGCTGAGCTACCTCCAGGCGTTCCCGTTCGACAAGATCAAGATCGACCGCGCCTTCATCGTCAATCTCGGCCGCAATCCGCAATCGGCGGCGATCGTCCGTGCGGTGATCGATCTCGGCCACGGCCTCGACATGTCGATCATCGCCGAGGGCGTCGAGACGATCGAGCAGCTCGCCTTCCTCGCCAAGGAGGGCTGCGACGGCGTGCAAGGCTATCTGCTCGGCAAGCCGTTGCCGATCGGCAAATATGCCGGCCTCGTCGGTCGCGCCGAGGTCATGGAGCTTGCGCTCAAGACCGGCTAG
- a CDS encoding ABC transporter ATP-binding protein: MTDELPKTHAATGAANGDAAAAGQPLLRIEAVAKTFGTFRAVDGVSLDIKAGEFFALLGPSGCGKTTLLRMLAGFEAPDEGRILLGGQDIAQALPHERPINMMFQNYALFPHLSVRDNIAFGLKRAGMARADIATRVAEMVALVKLEGLEKRKPDQLSGGQRQRVALARALARRPQLLLLDEPLAALDKKLRESTQAELMELQRRLGMTFIIVTHDQEEAMTMADRIGVMNAGNLAQVASPRELYEAPRSRWIAEFVGDVNLFDGESKLRDGHRLVIGTRDAGALVVAEPREPVGVGKLAVAVRPEKVKLSRHGPVSEAGRETAINRLDGVIADICYLGGTTTYKVKLDTGGTVQASVANSARTDVDAYSLNQHVVAWFTPDDCVVLQS, encoded by the coding sequence ATGACGGACGAATTGCCGAAAACGCACGCCGCGACAGGTGCTGCCAATGGAGACGCGGCCGCAGCCGGACAGCCGTTGCTGCGCATCGAGGCCGTCGCCAAGACATTTGGGACGTTCCGCGCCGTGGATGGCGTCTCGCTCGATATCAAGGCCGGCGAGTTCTTCGCGCTGCTTGGGCCCAGCGGCTGCGGCAAGACCACGCTGCTGCGCATGCTCGCGGGCTTCGAGGCGCCGGACGAGGGACGCATTTTGCTCGGGGGGCAGGACATCGCGCAGGCGTTGCCGCATGAGCGGCCGATCAACATGATGTTCCAGAACTACGCGCTGTTTCCGCATCTGTCGGTGCGCGACAACATCGCCTTCGGCTTGAAGCGCGCAGGCATGGCGCGTGCGGACATCGCCACCCGTGTGGCCGAGATGGTCGCACTGGTGAAGCTCGAAGGGCTCGAGAAGCGCAAGCCCGACCAGCTCTCCGGCGGCCAGCGCCAGCGCGTCGCGCTCGCCCGCGCGCTGGCACGCCGCCCGCAATTGCTGCTGCTCGACGAGCCGCTCGCGGCGCTCGACAAGAAGCTGCGGGAGAGCACGCAAGCCGAGCTGATGGAGCTGCAGCGCCGGCTCGGCATGACCTTCATCATCGTCACCCACGACCAGGAGGAGGCGATGACGATGGCTGATAGAATCGGCGTGATGAACGCCGGAAACCTGGCTCAGGTCGCGAGCCCGCGCGAGCTCTACGAAGCGCCGCGCTCGCGCTGGATCGCGGAGTTCGTCGGCGACGTCAATCTGTTCGACGGCGAGTCCAAATTGCGCGACGGTCATCGTCTGGTCATCGGCACGCGCGATGCGGGAGCGCTGGTGGTGGCCGAGCCGCGCGAGCCGGTCGGCGTGGGCAAATTGGCGGTGGCGGTCCGCCCCGAGAAGGTCAAGCTGTCGCGGCATGGCCCGGTAAGCGAGGCCGGACGTGAGACGGCGATCAACCGGCTCGACGGCGTGATCGCCGACATCTGCTATCTCGGCGGCACCACCACCTACAAGGTGAAGCTCGACACCGGTGGAACGGTGCAGGCGTCCGTCGCCAACAGTGCGCGCACCGACGTCGATGCCTATAGCCTGAACCAGCATGTCGTCGCCTGGTTCACGCCCGACGATTGCGTGGTGCTGCAATCATGA
- a CDS encoding carbohydrate ABC transporter permease — protein sequence MKLPSLRDVATEARLLLIGVPVFLWTMIPIYHMFLFAISPKEDAFSGKLWPDHPTLHNFQIVFKQQHYFLRDFYIQFWNSTVIAVSVGVLTLFIATSAAFAISRLKVPGGRTVLNLALFTYFIPAAFLAVPMYRTMGNYGLLNNHWSLILAMVTIASPYAIWVLKQASDKLPVELDEAAVMDGATTLQIFRLVYLPLMMPSLVAIGTYAVLLAWNEYLYAFLLLSNDREITLPVALGNFLAADDSPWELLMTTGFIYALPPAAVYYAFRRYMVGGLTAGAVKS from the coding sequence ATGAAGCTCCCCTCTCTCCGTGATGTCGCGACCGAAGCGCGGCTGCTGCTGATCGGCGTTCCCGTCTTCCTGTGGACGATGATCCCGATCTATCACATGTTCCTGTTCGCGATCTCCCCGAAGGAGGACGCGTTCTCGGGCAAGCTGTGGCCGGATCACCCGACGCTGCACAACTTTCAGATCGTGTTCAAGCAGCAGCATTACTTCCTGCGCGACTTCTACATCCAGTTCTGGAATTCGACCGTGATCGCCGTCTCCGTCGGCGTGCTGACGCTGTTCATCGCGACATCCGCAGCGTTCGCGATCTCGCGATTGAAGGTGCCGGGCGGACGCACCGTGCTGAACCTTGCGCTGTTCACCTATTTCATTCCCGCGGCGTTCCTCGCCGTGCCGATGTACCGGACCATGGGCAATTACGGCCTGCTCAACAATCACTGGTCGCTGATCCTGGCGATGGTGACGATCGCCTCGCCCTACGCGATCTGGGTGCTGAAGCAGGCCTCGGACAAGCTGCCGGTCGAGCTGGACGAGGCCGCCGTAATGGACGGCGCGACGACGCTGCAGATCTTCCGCCTGGTCTATTTGCCGCTGATGATGCCCTCGCTGGTCGCGATCGGCACCTATGCGGTGCTGCTGGCCTGGAACGAATATCTCTACGCGTTCCTGCTGCTCTCCAACGACCGCGAGATCACCCTCCCCGTCGCGCTCGGCAACTTCCTCGCCGCCGACGATTCGCCATGGGAGCTGCTGATGACCACCGGCTTCATCTACGCGCTGCCGCCGGCCGCGGTCTACTACGCCTTCCGCCGCTACATGGTGGGCGGGCTGACGGCGGGTGCGGTGAAGTCGTAG
- a CDS encoding carbohydrate ABC transporter permease has translation MAITLSGDQAMPGPPLSSRLTPAQVWGIVLLAPYLLVFLAFVVYPVCYGLWLARAPENYVALYNDPIFARAAINTLIFLVIGINIKMLIALFLSGFFVQQRTWIKWLSVIFILPWAVPSIPTILSVRFMLNPEWGMINHYIFSLTGDDGPNWLNDPTVALSMAIAVHIWKSLPFWTLILITGRLAISHDLFEAAEVDGASWWQKFRYITWPSMQTLYVTCTLLSMIWTLGDFNSVYLLTGGGPADLTHVLATLGIRYLRLDQLSLAMASIVCAMPFVLPLVYFMMKRLSR, from the coding sequence ATGGCGATCACCCTCTCTGGCGATCAGGCTATGCCCGGCCCGCCCCTGTCGTCGCGGCTGACCCCGGCACAGGTCTGGGGCATCGTGCTGCTCGCGCCCTATCTGCTGGTTTTCCTCGCTTTCGTCGTCTATCCCGTCTGCTACGGGCTGTGGCTGGCGCGCGCGCCGGAAAACTACGTCGCGCTCTACAACGACCCGATCTTCGCGCGCGCCGCGATCAACACGCTGATTTTCCTGGTCATCGGCATCAACATCAAGATGCTGATCGCGCTGTTCCTGTCCGGCTTCTTCGTGCAGCAACGCACCTGGATCAAATGGCTGTCGGTGATCTTCATCCTGCCGTGGGCGGTGCCGTCGATCCCGACCATCCTGTCGGTGCGCTTCATGCTCAATCCCGAATGGGGCATGATCAACCACTACATCTTCTCCCTCACCGGCGATGACGGCCCGAACTGGCTGAACGATCCGACCGTCGCGCTCAGCATGGCGATCGCCGTGCATATCTGGAAGTCGCTGCCGTTCTGGACGCTGATCCTGATCACCGGGCGCCTTGCGATCTCGCACGATCTGTTCGAGGCCGCCGAGGTCGACGGTGCGAGCTGGTGGCAGAAGTTCCGCTACATCACATGGCCGTCGATGCAGACGCTCTACGTCACCTGCACGCTGCTCTCGATGATCTGGACGCTCGGCGACTTCAACAGCGTCTATCTGCTCACCGGCGGCGGCCCGGCCGACCTCACGCACGTGCTGGCGACGCTCGGCATCCGCTATCTCCGCCTCGACCAGCTCTCGCTGGCGATGGCATCCATCGTCTGCGCGATGCCGTTCGTCCTGCCGCTCGTGTACTTCATGATGAAACGGTTGTCGCGATGA
- a CDS encoding YdcH family protein — protein MTIQAHLVELERKHKLLENELHDALVHLSTDDLQIVELKRRKLMVKDQIERLKHGDTLH, from the coding sequence ATGACAATTCAGGCACATCTCGTTGAATTGGAACGGAAGCACAAACTTCTCGAAAACGAATTGCACGACGCTCTCGTGCACCTTTCAACAGACGACCTGCAAATTGTTGAGTTGAAGCGCCGGAAGTTGATGGTCAAGGACCAGATCGAGCGTCTGAAGCACGGCGACACGCTCCACTAG
- a CDS encoding ABC transporter permease translates to MSARRIFARPARFAAIAPYVWMVLFFLVPFAFVLKISLSQTAIAQPPYEPVFDLVAGWDALRAAFAALSIDNFKLLASDDIYLLAYVRSLTVAVTATALLLLIGYPIAYGMARLPKRWQAVAMVLVIVPFWTSFLIRIYAWINILQHDGLLNQILLALHLVSQPVVWLSTDSAMYIGIVYSYLPFMILPLYATLAKMEPALEEAASDLGAPPWQVFWLVTFPLSLPGVGAGVLLCFIPIVGEFVIPDLLAGSNSLMIGQTLWLEFFTNKDWPVASAAAIVLLAVLLVPLLLYERLQKRQLEQGR, encoded by the coding sequence ATGAGCGCCCGCCGCATCTTCGCGAGGCCGGCGCGTTTCGCCGCGATCGCTCCCTATGTCTGGATGGTGCTGTTCTTCCTGGTGCCGTTCGCCTTTGTGCTGAAGATAAGCCTGTCGCAGACGGCGATCGCGCAGCCGCCCTACGAGCCGGTGTTCGACCTCGTGGCCGGATGGGATGCGCTCAGGGCTGCGTTCGCTGCGCTATCGATCGACAACTTCAAGCTGCTCGCCTCCGACGACATCTACCTGCTCGCCTATGTGCGCAGCCTCACCGTTGCGGTGACGGCGACCGCACTGTTGCTCCTGATCGGCTATCCCATCGCCTATGGCATGGCGCGGCTGCCGAAGCGCTGGCAGGCGGTGGCGATGGTGCTGGTGATCGTGCCGTTCTGGACCTCGTTCCTGATCCGCATCTATGCCTGGATCAACATCCTCCAGCATGACGGCCTGCTCAACCAGATCCTGCTGGCGCTGCACCTGGTCAGCCAGCCCGTGGTCTGGCTCTCCACCGACAGCGCGATGTATATCGGCATCGTCTATTCCTATTTGCCGTTCATGATCCTGCCGCTCTACGCCACGCTCGCCAAGATGGAGCCGGCGCTGGAGGAGGCGGCCAGCGATCTCGGCGCGCCGCCATGGCAGGTGTTCTGGCTCGTCACCTTTCCGCTGTCGCTGCCTGGCGTCGGCGCCGGTGTGCTTTTGTGCTTCATTCCCATCGTCGGGGAGTTCGTCATCCCGGACCTTCTGGCCGGCTCCAATTCGCTGATGATCGGCCAAACCCTCTGGCTCGAATTCTTCACCAACAAAGATTGGCCGGTCGCCTCTGCTGCGGCCATCGTGCTGCTGGCCGTGCTGCTGGTGCCGCTGTTGCTGTATGAGCGGCTGCAGAAGCGGCAACTGGAACAAGGGCGCTGA
- a CDS encoding ABC transporter permease: MRKASRLSRFNIASLALGLAFLYLPILILVIYSFNASRLVTVWGGWSLRWYHEFFNDRAMIEAAWMSLRVAVSCATIATLLGTLAAVALSRGERFRGRTLFSGMLYAPLVMPEVITGLSLLLLFVALNAERGFWTVTIAHTTLTMCFVAVVVQSRLGSLDRSLEEAAMDLGCDPVRAFVAVTLPLIAPAIVAGWMLAFTLSLDDLVIASFTTGPGSATLPIRIYSEVRLGVKPEINAICTLVIALIAVVIVIASLASKMSSSQGESAAPL, encoded by the coding sequence ATGCGCAAGGCCTCCCGCCTCTCCCGCTTCAATATCGCCTCGCTCGCGCTGGGGCTCGCGTTCCTTTATCTGCCGATCCTCATCCTCGTCATCTATTCCTTCAACGCCTCGCGCCTGGTGACCGTCTGGGGCGGCTGGTCGCTGCGCTGGTATCACGAGTTCTTCAATGACCGCGCCATGATCGAGGCGGCCTGGATGAGCCTGCGGGTCGCGGTCTCCTGCGCCACCATCGCCACGCTGCTCGGCACGCTCGCCGCGGTCGCATTGTCGCGCGGCGAGCGGTTTCGCGGCCGCACGTTGTTCTCCGGCATGCTCTACGCGCCGCTGGTGATGCCTGAGGTGATCACGGGATTGTCGCTGCTGCTGCTGTTCGTGGCGCTCAACGCCGAGCGCGGCTTCTGGACCGTGACCATCGCCCATACCACGCTGACGATGTGCTTCGTCGCCGTGGTGGTGCAATCCCGCCTCGGCTCGCTCGATCGTTCGCTGGAGGAGGCGGCGATGGACCTCGGCTGCGACCCGGTCCGCGCGTTCGTGGCCGTCACGCTGCCGCTGATCGCACCCGCGATCGTCGCCGGCTGGATGCTCGCCTTCACGCTGTCGCTGGACGATCTCGTCATCGCGAGCTTCACCACCGGTCCCGGCTCGGCGACGCTGCCGATCCGGATCTATTCCGAGGTGCGGCTGGGTGTGAAGCCGGAGATCAACGCCATCTGCACGCTGGTGATCGCCCTGATCGCGGTCGTCATCGTGATCGCCTCGCTCGCCTCGAAAATGTCGAGCTCGCAGGGCGAGAGCGCAGCGCCGCTGTAG
- a CDS encoding YdcH family protein, translating to MTNEDERELEAELTRLQQEHRDLDAAIDALHQSPAPDLLRLQRLKKRKLLLRDRIAFIEDQITPDIIA from the coding sequence ATGACCAATGAAGACGAGCGTGAGCTCGAAGCCGAGCTCACCCGGTTGCAGCAGGAACACCGAGATCTCGATGCGGCGATCGATGCACTGCATCAATCGCCCGCCCCCGACCTGTTGCGGTTGCAGCGGCTGAAGAAGCGCAAGCTGTTGTTGCGCGACCGCATCGCGTTCATCGAAGACCAGATCACGCCCGACATCATCGCCTGA
- a CDS encoding NAD(P)/FAD-dependent oxidoreductase, with protein sequence MDRVDCVVIGAGVVGLAVARRLAQAGREVIVLEEAEAIGTITSSRNSEVIHAGIYYRAGSWMARMCVAGKHALYRYCAERGIPHRNCGKLIVATSPQETAKLQSIKAHAEANGVLDMQLLAGEAARALEPALACDAALLSPSTGIIDSHAYMLSLRGEAEDAGAAFAFHTPLIRAKAAGGIIEIEAGGEAPMTLQCSLLVNAAGLSATNVARSIEGMPLDRIPPAYLAKGNYFSCNAKAPFSRLIYPVPEPGGLGVHLTLDMAGQARFGPDVEWIETIDYEVDPSRAERFYPAIRRYWPTLPDGALMPSYSGIRPKIVPPAVATQDFLMQGPRDHGVAGLVNLFGIESPGLTSSLAIADHVAELAEV encoded by the coding sequence ATGGATAGGGTCGATTGCGTCGTCATCGGAGCCGGCGTGGTCGGGCTCGCGGTGGCCCGAAGGCTCGCGCAGGCCGGGCGCGAGGTCATCGTGCTCGAGGAGGCCGAGGCGATCGGCACCATCACCTCCTCGCGCAACAGTGAGGTGATCCATGCCGGCATCTACTACCGCGCCGGGAGCTGGATGGCGCGCATGTGCGTCGCCGGCAAGCACGCGCTCTACCGCTACTGTGCCGAGCGCGGCATCCCGCACAGGAATTGCGGCAAGCTGATCGTCGCGACCAGCCCGCAGGAGACCGCGAAGCTGCAATCGATCAAGGCGCATGCCGAGGCCAATGGCGTGCTCGACATGCAGTTGCTCGCGGGCGAGGCGGCACGCGCGCTGGAGCCGGCACTTGCCTGCGACGCCGCACTGCTGTCGCCCTCAACGGGCATCATCGACAGCCACGCCTACATGCTGTCGCTGCGCGGCGAAGCCGAGGACGCCGGCGCCGCCTTCGCGTTTCACACCCCGCTGATCCGCGCCAAGGCGGCTGGTGGCATCATCGAGATCGAGGCTGGCGGCGAGGCGCCGATGACGCTGCAATGCAGCCTGCTCGTCAACGCCGCCGGGCTGTCGGCGACGAATGTAGCGCGCAGCATCGAGGGCATGCCGCTGGACCGCATTCCGCCGGCCTATCTCGCCAAGGGAAACTACTTCAGCTGCAACGCCAAGGCGCCGTTCTCACGCCTGATCTACCCGGTGCCCGAACCCGGCGGTTTGGGGGTGCACCTGACGCTGGACATGGCCGGCCAGGCGCGGTTCGGGCCTGACGTCGAATGGATCGAGACGATCGATTACGAGGTCGATCCGTCACGCGCCGAGCGCTTCTATCCGGCGATCCGCAGATATTGGCCGACGTTGCCCGACGGCGCGCTGATGCCGAGCTATTCAGGCATCCGGCCGAAGATCGTCCCGCCCGCGGTGGCCACGCAGGACTTCCTGATGCAGGGACCGCGCGACCACGGCGTTGCAGGCCTTGTGAATTTGTTCGGGATCGAGTCGCCTGGACTGACGTCATCGCTCGCGATCGCAGATCACGTCGCCGAGCTCGCAGAGGTCTAG
- the purE gene encoding 5-(carboxyamino)imidazole ribonucleotide mutase codes for MTAPIAIIMGSQSDWDTMRHAADTLAALGVAVDSRIVSAHRTPDRLFAFAKGAKAAGYKVIIAGAGGAAHLPGMAAALTELPVFGVPVESKTLKGLDSLYSIVQMPAGIPVGTLAIGKAGATNAALLAASVLALSDPALSDRLAAWRKAQTEAVAERPEGKA; via the coding sequence ATGACCGCGCCGATCGCCATCATCATGGGAAGCCAGTCGGACTGGGACACGATGCGGCATGCCGCCGACACGCTCGCCGCGCTCGGCGTTGCAGTCGACAGCCGCATCGTTTCGGCCCACCGCACCCCCGACCGGCTGTTTGCTTTCGCCAAGGGCGCCAAGGCCGCGGGGTACAAGGTCATCATCGCCGGCGCTGGAGGCGCTGCGCACCTGCCAGGCATGGCGGCGGCGCTGACCGAGCTGCCGGTATTCGGCGTTCCCGTCGAATCCAAGACCCTCAAGGGCCTCGATTCGCTCTATTCGATCGTCCAGATGCCCGCCGGCATCCCGGTCGGCACCCTCGCCATCGGCAAGGCCGGCGCGACCAACGCCGCGCTGCTGGCAGCATCCGTCCTGGCACTGTCCGACCCGGCCTTGTCCGATCGCCTCGCCGCCTGGCGCAAGGCTCAGACCGAGGCGGTTGC